One Nitrospina watsonii DNA segment encodes these proteins:
- a CDS encoding tetratricopeptide repeat protein: protein MNISKYFGVGLWAGILLAVWSTPVWAEEDELLKLCESGNSAACFERGKKYVTLDNDIKSAIPLFRKSCEENYMTACIWGGIYIQNRGKQYSSEWKEAAAMFEKACNAKEDAACFNLGALKYREGRQSASLKWFKVACDMGNQPACDNIVKINK, encoded by the coding sequence GTGAATATTTCAAAATACTTTGGAGTTGGGCTGTGGGCCGGAATATTACTTGCTGTCTGGAGCACTCCCGTCTGGGCAGAGGAAGACGAACTCCTCAAACTGTGCGAAAGCGGCAACTCCGCCGCCTGTTTTGAACGGGGGAAAAAATATGTCACGCTTGATAACGATATCAAAAGCGCCATCCCTCTGTTTCGCAAATCCTGCGAAGAAAATTACATGACCGCCTGCATCTGGGGTGGCATTTATATCCAGAACCGGGGCAAGCAGTACAGCTCGGAATGGAAAGAAGCCGCCGCCATGTTTGAAAAAGCCTGCAACGCCAAGGAAGACGCCGCCTGCTTCAACCTGGGCGCCCTGAAATACCGCGAAGGCCGGCAATCGGCCTCTCTCAAGTGGTTCAAAGTAGCCTGCGACATGGGCAATCAGCCCGCCTGCGACAACATCGTCAAAATAAACAAATGA
- a CDS encoding shikimate kinase, with amino-acid sequence MNIVLMGYRGTGKSVVGKVLSKRLKRPLYSIDRMITEDQGRPIPEIVAQEGWPRFRELEADMVARVAVRDGCIIDCGGGVVLDAGNVEMLKRNGKVVVLDASRDVILDRLSRGRGRPPLQEGMSFEEEQDKVYAERQPLYAAAADLVCDTSRARPGQTVQEIIERMRNEGWI; translated from the coding sequence ATGAACATTGTGTTGATGGGCTACCGCGGCACCGGCAAATCCGTCGTGGGCAAGGTCCTGTCCAAACGGCTCAAGCGGCCGTTGTACAGCATCGACCGCATGATCACTGAAGATCAGGGCCGCCCGATCCCGGAAATTGTGGCGCAGGAAGGATGGCCCCGGTTCCGCGAACTGGAGGCGGACATGGTGGCGCGGGTGGCCGTCCGCGATGGATGCATCATCGACTGTGGCGGCGGTGTGGTGCTGGACGCCGGGAATGTCGAAATGTTGAAGCGCAATGGCAAGGTGGTGGTGCTGGACGCCAGCCGGGACGTGATCCTCGACCGGCTCAGCCGCGGTCGCGGCCGGCCCCCTTTGCAAGAAGGCATGTCCTTTGAAGAGGAACAGGATAAAGTGTACGCGGAACGTCAACCTCTGTATGCCGCCGCCGCCGATTTGGTGTGCGACACCAGCCGGGCCCGGCCGGGGCAGACGGTTCAGGAAATCATCGAACGTATGCGCAACGAGGGGTGGATCTGA
- a CDS encoding DNA-3-methyladenine glycosylase family protein, with protein MPAQTRSARSRNHVIPTARQILKHFDRQDPVLAATIRKIGPLRLRRNRNYFQVLCKAIVSQQISTRVAEVIHGRFQALFEGRTPTPGRVAATPEAALRGVGLSRQKVAYLHDLSARFLDQTIRPHQLNYLDNEDIVQRLIAVHGIGRWTAEMFLIFSLNRMDVLPVGDLGLRAAVQALYQLPGLPGAKQLRSLGEAWHPLETVATWYAWRTLDEQIINY; from the coding sequence ATGCCCGCCCAGACGAGGTCCGCCCGCAGCCGCAACCACGTCATCCCCACCGCGCGCCAGATTCTGAAACATTTCGACCGGCAGGACCCCGTTCTCGCCGCCACCATCCGCAAGATCGGCCCGCTGCGCCTCAGGCGCAACCGCAATTATTTTCAGGTGCTGTGCAAGGCCATCGTCAGCCAGCAGATTTCCACGCGGGTGGCGGAAGTCATTCATGGCCGTTTTCAGGCTTTGTTCGAGGGCAGGACGCCGACGCCCGGGCGGGTGGCGGCCACGCCGGAAGCGGCGCTGCGCGGAGTCGGGTTGTCCCGGCAAAAGGTGGCGTATCTGCACGATTTGAGCGCGCGTTTTCTGGATCAAACCATCCGTCCGCATCAGTTGAACTATCTGGACAACGAAGATATCGTGCAACGCCTGATCGCCGTGCACGGCATCGGCCGTTGGACGGCGGAAATGTTTCTCATTTTTTCACTGAACCGGATGGACGTGTTGCCGGTGGGCGACCTGGGGCTGCGTGCCGCCGTTCAAGCGCTGTATCAACTGCCCGGGCTGCCGGGAGCAAAACAGTTGCGATCGCTCGGGGAGGCGTGGCATCCTTTGGAAACCGTCGCCACCTGGTACGCGTGGCGCACTCTCGATGAACAAATCATCAACTATTGA
- a CDS encoding O-methyltransferase, translated as MDFIDDRIERYAFNYTEDEGPLLTQLKQETHEKLELPVMLTGRLEGRLLKLLVQLLQAKRVLEIGTFSGYSALSMAEGLPDDGELFTCDIDPPAIEMAKKYFHRSEHGKKITLLEGEALKSIEKVEAPLDMVFIDADKANYLNYYEAVLPKVRSGGLIVVDNVLWSGRVLDPQDESDHAIHNFNRSVHADDRVEGVLLTVRDGVFCLRKK; from the coding sequence ATGGATTTTATCGACGACCGCATCGAACGCTACGCCTTCAACTACACGGAGGACGAGGGGCCACTGCTGACTCAGTTGAAGCAGGAGACGCACGAGAAGCTGGAATTGCCGGTGATGCTGACCGGACGGCTGGAAGGCCGGTTGCTGAAATTGCTGGTGCAACTGCTGCAGGCGAAACGGGTGCTGGAGATCGGCACCTTCAGCGGCTACAGCGCCTTGTCCATGGCCGAAGGGCTGCCGGACGACGGCGAACTGTTCACCTGCGACATCGATCCTCCGGCGATTGAGATGGCGAAAAAATATTTCCACCGCAGCGAGCACGGCAAAAAAATCACGCTGCTGGAAGGCGAGGCGTTGAAATCGATTGAGAAGGTGGAGGCGCCGCTGGACATGGTGTTCATCGATGCCGACAAGGCCAATTACCTGAACTACTACGAAGCGGTCCTGCCCAAGGTGCGGAGTGGCGGGTTGATCGTGGTGGACAACGTATTGTGGAGCGGACGCGTGCTGGACCCGCAGGATGAATCGGACCACGCCATCCACAACTTCAACCGCTCCGTGCACGCCGACGACCGCGTGGAAGGCGTGCTGCTGACCGTGCGCGACGGCGTGTTCTGCCTGCGCAAGAAATGA
- a CDS encoding class I SAM-dependent methyltransferase: MSAKDKEKWDAKYEAKECLAGRAPCEWLVEQAPRLTGGGKALDIAMGEGRNALYLAQRGYDVTGIDVSDIAIDRAHRLAEEKNLNIQGIVADLDHYEVAENAYDVIVCFYFLDRNLFDAIRRGLRPGGLLIYETFNEDYLKYSQFKPDWVLAPNELLQRFGDWHILNYREWDDPENEKAVTSLVARKRKQE, translated from the coding sequence ATGTCGGCAAAAGACAAGGAAAAATGGGACGCCAAGTACGAGGCCAAGGAATGCCTGGCCGGGCGCGCGCCCTGCGAGTGGCTGGTCGAACAGGCGCCCCGGCTGACCGGAGGCGGCAAAGCCCTCGACATCGCCATGGGCGAAGGCCGCAACGCCCTCTACCTGGCCCAGCGGGGCTACGATGTCACCGGCATCGACGTCTCGGATATCGCGATCGACCGGGCACACCGCCTCGCGGAAGAAAAAAACCTGAATATTCAAGGGATTGTGGCCGATCTGGATCACTATGAGGTCGCTGAAAACGCCTACGACGTGATCGTCTGCTTTTACTTCCTGGACCGCAACCTGTTCGACGCCATCCGCCGTGGGCTGAGGCCGGGCGGGTTGTTGATCTACGAGACCTTCAATGAAGACTATCTGAAATACAGCCAGTTCAAGCCGGACTGGGTGCTGGCTCCCAACGAGTTGCTGCAACGGTTCGGGGACTGGCACATCCTGAATTACCGGGAATGGGACGACCCGGAAAACGAAAAAGCCGTGACCTCGCTGGTCGCCCGCAAACGGAAACAGGAGTGA
- the rplU gene encoding 50S ribosomal protein L21 — translation MYAVFKTGGKQYKVSEGDVIQVEKLEGNVGDKVTLDQILLVGADEDIQVGNPMVSGSAVTAEIVEQYKDKKILIFKKRRRKNYRRKNGHRQLVTRLKITGISK, via the coding sequence ATGTACGCAGTATTCAAAACAGGCGGCAAGCAGTATAAAGTTTCTGAAGGCGATGTCATTCAGGTGGAAAAGCTGGAAGGCAACGTCGGCGATAAGGTGACCTTGGATCAGATTCTGCTGGTCGGCGCGGACGAAGACATCCAGGTCGGCAACCCGATGGTTTCCGGCAGTGCGGTGACCGCCGAGATTGTGGAGCAGTATAAAGACAAGAAGATCCTGATATTCAAGAAACGGCGCCGCAAGAACTACCGCCGTAAGAACGGTCATCGCCAGCTTGTGACCCGGCTCAAGATCACCGGGATTTCCAAGTAG
- the rpmA gene encoding 50S ribosomal protein L27: MAHKKGQGSTSNGRDSIGKRLGVKRFAGQTVKAGEILVRQRGTTLHAGTNVGVGNDYTLFAKEAGIVKFEWLSRTRKKVSIHPAN; this comes from the coding sequence ATGGCACACAAAAAAGGACAGGGCAGCACTTCAAACGGCCGCGACAGCATTGGCAAACGTTTGGGCGTCAAACGGTTTGCCGGGCAGACGGTCAAAGCCGGCGAAATTCTCGTTCGGCAGCGTGGCACCACCCTTCACGCCGGCACCAATGTCGGTGTGGGCAACGATTACACGCTGTTCGCCAAAGAGGCGGGCATTGTGAAGTTTGAGTGGTTGAGCCGCACCCGGAAAAAAGTCAGCATTCACCCCGCCAATTGA
- the obgE gene encoding GTPase ObgE, with translation MFVDQVKITVRAGNGGDGCCSFRREKYIPRGGPDGGDGGRGGDVTLLAVSNLTTLLDLRYQQLYRAEHGRPGSGNLRSGKSGQNLIVRVPMGTVVKDFETGEVLADLTEEFQEYVAAKGGRGGFGNDHYKSSVNRAPRRADSGTPGEARVLRVELKLLADVGIIGFPNAGKSTLISKISNARPKIADYPFTTLVPNLGLVRVDDYHSFVAADIPGLIEGAHEGKGLGTRFLKHTERTRVIVHLLDFSALSERDPIEDHETIQNELKAFSEELYGKPQILVASKIDHPEAEEKFERYRERLEAINPDLLSISSVTGKGIPDLIHQTYRLLQAQAPLPDVSPAEGASDESVVGEDDAE, from the coding sequence ATGTTTGTCGATCAGGTCAAGATCACCGTCCGTGCGGGCAACGGCGGCGACGGGTGTTGCAGTTTCCGTCGTGAGAAGTACATTCCGCGTGGCGGCCCCGACGGCGGCGATGGCGGCCGCGGCGGCGATGTGACCCTGCTTGCGGTCTCCAACCTGACCACCCTGCTCGATCTCCGTTACCAGCAATTGTACCGCGCCGAACACGGCCGCCCCGGAAGCGGCAACCTGCGCTCCGGAAAGAGCGGCCAGAACCTCATCGTCCGCGTGCCGATGGGCACGGTGGTCAAGGATTTTGAAACCGGCGAGGTGCTGGCCGACCTGACCGAAGAGTTTCAGGAATACGTGGCGGCCAAAGGCGGGCGCGGCGGGTTCGGCAACGATCATTACAAATCCTCCGTCAACCGGGCGCCCCGGCGTGCCGACTCCGGCACCCCCGGAGAAGCCCGCGTGCTGCGGGTGGAATTGAAGCTGCTCGCCGATGTCGGCATCATCGGTTTCCCCAACGCCGGCAAGTCCACCCTCATTTCAAAAATTTCCAACGCGCGTCCCAAGATCGCCGATTACCCGTTCACCACGCTGGTGCCCAACCTGGGACTGGTGCGGGTGGACGACTACCATTCGTTCGTGGCGGCGGACATCCCCGGCCTCATCGAGGGCGCGCACGAGGGAAAGGGACTCGGCACGCGTTTTCTCAAACACACGGAACGTACGCGCGTCATCGTGCACCTTCTGGATTTTTCGGCGCTGTCGGAACGCGACCCGATCGAGGATCACGAGACCATTCAAAATGAATTGAAAGCGTTCAGCGAAGAGTTGTACGGCAAGCCGCAGATCCTGGTGGCGAGCAAGATCGATCACCCGGAAGCGGAAGAAAAATTTGAGCGCTACCGCGAACGGCTGGAGGCGATCAACCCCGACCTGCTTTCGATTTCTTCGGTGACGGGCAAGGGGATTCCGGATTTGATCCACCAGACGTACCGGCTGTTGCAGGCGCAGGCGCCGCTGCCGGATGTGTCGCCCGCTGAGGGCGCCTCGGATGAGAGCGTGGTTGGAGAGGACGACGCGGAGTGA
- a CDS encoding zinc-ribbon domain-containing protein has protein sequence MKIACPKCRANYEVALPPLGEAGIELKCAVCHHPFRIKKKTSKPAPSQRATGAAPGTSVPAKLPEHPPMDDVSASLPQGMQSLDDSAGDAPDPFDFDDESLDLDLPDEVTAAGSMELRDLPETKDWDEVADSAKALEDQELEEAAQHAEEFANGATAPETETSAEPEKNTAEGADGVVDPEIWMDAFSDEPTLDATGGTHPDAQEEPFEDPEMWAEAFADQAAHTPEPDTGEPAVELEPQDDEAMIDPADAWAEMFAEETPEDTLWDKAVAENEIVPEPAAQEETPADPPQPQEVPPGEPEEVPRTGKAPRRRPKKCRPSIGGAAATERGRGRKIDERPGVGA, from the coding sequence ATGAAGATCGCATGTCCGAAATGCCGCGCTAATTACGAAGTCGCCCTGCCTCCATTGGGCGAAGCGGGCATCGAGTTGAAATGTGCGGTCTGTCATCACCCGTTCCGCATCAAAAAGAAAACCTCCAAGCCTGCGCCGTCCCAGCGCGCCACCGGTGCCGCCCCAGGCACATCGGTCCCAGCTAAATTGCCGGAACACCCTCCGATGGACGACGTATCGGCCTCATTGCCTCAAGGCATGCAGTCCCTCGATGATTCAGCGGGGGACGCGCCGGATCCTTTCGACTTCGACGATGAATCGCTCGATCTGGATTTGCCTGACGAGGTGACCGCTGCGGGTTCCATGGAATTACGGGACCTGCCTGAAACCAAGGATTGGGACGAGGTGGCCGATTCCGCGAAGGCGCTGGAAGATCAGGAACTCGAAGAAGCCGCCCAACACGCAGAAGAGTTTGCCAACGGCGCCACCGCTCCGGAAACCGAGACCTCGGCGGAACCGGAGAAGAACACCGCGGAAGGCGCGGACGGCGTGGTCGATCCTGAAATCTGGATGGACGCATTTTCCGACGAACCCACTCTCGACGCCACCGGGGGGACCCACCCCGACGCGCAGGAAGAACCCTTTGAAGACCCGGAAATGTGGGCCGAGGCATTTGCCGATCAAGCCGCGCACACACCCGAACCGGACACCGGCGAACCGGCTGTCGAGTTGGAACCGCAAGACGATGAGGCAATGATCGATCCCGCCGACGCCTGGGCGGAAATGTTTGCGGAGGAGACTCCCGAAGACACTCTCTGGGACAAGGCCGTAGCCGAAAATGAAATCGTTCCGGAACCTGCTGCCCAGGAGGAAACGCCGGCGGATCCGCCCCAGCCGCAAGAGGTGCCACCTGGAGAACCGGAGGAAGTCCCCCGAACCGGAAAAGCCCCCCGCCGCCGCCCAAAGAAGTGCCGCCCCTCCATCGGAGGTGCCGCCGCAACCGAAAGAGGACGAGGAAGAAAAATCGATGAGCGACCTGGAGTCGGAGCTTGA
- a CDS encoding lytic transglycosylase domain-containing protein — MVLKARFETIRQERRIKNRIHEVMRKYNSRLDKKRMRRISNRIFSESRKNGHDPLLLTALIVTESSFNQQAESHKGALGLMQIRPATGSAMATEAQMAWKGDFSLLNPDTNIALGALYLKKMQKRFRDLDLALEAYNHGPSQLSRYLRQGKKPKTYSRKVMKMYSQLRSKTT; from the coding sequence ATGGTCCTGAAGGCTCGTTTTGAGACCATCCGTCAGGAGCGCCGTATCAAAAATCGCATCCATGAGGTCATGCGCAAATACAACTCGCGCCTGGACAAAAAACGGATGCGCCGCATTTCCAACCGGATATTCAGTGAAAGCCGTAAAAACGGGCATGATCCGTTGCTGTTGACGGCGTTGATCGTCACCGAAAGCTCTTTCAACCAGCAGGCGGAGTCCCATAAAGGGGCCCTGGGATTGATGCAGATCCGCCCGGCGACCGGTTCGGCCATGGCCACGGAAGCGCAGATGGCGTGGAAAGGTGACTTCAGCCTGCTCAATCCGGACACCAACATCGCGCTCGGGGCGTTGTATCTCAAAAAAATGCAGAAGCGGTTCCGCGACCTGGATCTGGCGCTGGAAGCCTACAACCACGGCCCGTCTCAACTGTCGCGCTACCTCCGTCAGGGCAAAAAGCCGAAAACCTATTCCCGCAAAGTCATGAAAATGTACAGCCAGTTGCGGTCGAAAACCACTTGA
- a CDS encoding HU family DNA-binding protein, whose amino-acid sequence MTKDELIASVTKSVKDSNLSKRLAGDVVDATFDVIAKAIKKDKRFAYPGFGTFTVRSRKARKGRNPQTGDEIKIKASKTVGFKPAPNMKNSL is encoded by the coding sequence TTGACTAAAGATGAGCTGATCGCCAGCGTAACTAAATCCGTAAAAGATTCCAATCTCAGTAAACGATTAGCTGGAGATGTCGTTGACGCAACGTTCGATGTCATCGCCAAGGCAATCAAAAAGGACAAACGTTTTGCTTACCCCGGATTTGGAACATTTACTGTGAGGAGCCGGAAAGCGCGCAAAGGCCGCAATCCGCAGACAGGGGATGAAATCAAAATCAAGGCCAGCAAAACCGTCGGCTTCAAACCCGCACCCAACATGAAGAATTCGCTGTAA
- the def gene encoding peptide deformylase, with protein sequence MAVLSIAHLGHPVLRRIADPVDLDALTAPGDNALQSFIDDMIDTMHAEGGVGIAAPQVQRSLQIMVVEYQGNERYPDGSEIPLTVYVNPVITRTSDDLVPFWEGCLSVKDLRGLVERPSACTMEAYTRQGEKVVVEASGFLAVVLQHEIDHLLGKVFLDRMTDLTKLAYEKEFVTYWAPQPEEAATENP encoded by the coding sequence ATGGCTGTATTATCCATTGCACATTTGGGCCATCCGGTTTTGCGGCGGATCGCCGACCCGGTGGACCTCGACGCCCTGACGGCGCCGGGTGACAATGCATTACAGTCCTTCATCGACGACATGATCGATACGATGCACGCCGAGGGCGGTGTGGGCATTGCTGCGCCGCAGGTTCAGCGTTCCCTGCAGATCATGGTCGTCGAGTACCAGGGCAACGAACGTTACCCGGACGGCTCCGAAATCCCGCTGACTGTGTACGTCAACCCGGTGATCACCCGCACCAGCGACGATCTGGTCCCGTTCTGGGAAGGCTGCCTGAGCGTCAAGGATCTGCGCGGGCTGGTGGAACGCCCGTCCGCTTGCACGATGGAGGCCTACACCCGCCAGGGCGAAAAAGTGGTGGTCGAGGCCAGCGGGTTTCTGGCGGTGGTGTTGCAGCACGAAATCGACCACCTGCTGGGCAAGGTGTTTCTCGACCGCATGACCGATCTCACCAAGCTGGCGTATGAGAAGGAATTTGTCACCTACTGGGCTCCGCAGCCGGAAGAAGCGGCCACCGAAAACCCGTAA
- a CDS encoding MFS transporter, producing MASDRSVGYIRLLKTNRPFRNLWYAQVVSELGDWLNSIAIFALVLKVSGTGMAMATAMMAKLLPIFFVSPLAGVLIDRMNRRTIMMVSDLLRFVVVLGFLLVEDANDLWLLYTLAVVEIALAGFFEPARSAVIPSLTTREDLVTANALSGSTWSVMLALGAALGGALVSLFGIKTAFVIDACTFLVSAWFVSRIQFPKSAAAREDATSSGKPHDNGWVDGLRYLIRKPLVGVLTMLKTGLALGGGMMTLIPLFANKMFATEAAISMATGLMYSARGLGAALGPVLVKRFFGDSTRVLHLSILAAFFLGAAGFYLLSHSFNLGTAAASIGLVTFFGSIIWVFSSALIHLKAEDRYLGRVFSTEMAMLTLIMGLSNWWVGYAIDRLGWTLHEVTLGLAGAFLLPGVCWGLFLLVSKQMRKRDAVDSVCPVEPSDSKLPPSSY from the coding sequence ATGGCCTCCGACCGCTCGGTAGGATATATCCGCCTGCTCAAGACCAACCGTCCGTTCCGCAATCTCTGGTACGCGCAGGTCGTCTCCGAACTCGGCGACTGGCTGAACAGCATCGCCATCTTCGCGCTGGTGCTCAAGGTCAGCGGCACCGGCATGGCCATGGCCACGGCGATGATGGCCAAGCTGCTGCCCATTTTTTTCGTCAGTCCGCTGGCGGGCGTGCTCATCGACCGCATGAACCGCAGGACCATCATGATGGTCTCCGACCTGCTGCGCTTCGTTGTGGTGCTGGGGTTTTTGCTGGTGGAAGATGCCAACGACCTGTGGTTGCTGTACACGCTGGCGGTGGTGGAAATCGCGCTGGCAGGATTTTTCGAGCCGGCGCGCAGCGCCGTGATCCCGTCGCTCACAACGCGCGAAGACCTGGTGACGGCGAACGCCCTGAGCGGCTCCACCTGGTCGGTGATGCTGGCGTTGGGCGCGGCTCTGGGCGGGGCACTGGTCAGCCTGTTCGGCATCAAGACCGCCTTCGTCATCGATGCCTGCACCTTCCTCGTTTCCGCCTGGTTCGTCTCGCGCATCCAGTTTCCGAAATCGGCGGCAGCCCGCGAAGACGCGACTTCATCCGGCAAGCCTCACGACAACGGATGGGTGGATGGCCTGCGTTATCTCATCCGCAAGCCGCTGGTCGGGGTGCTGACCATGCTGAAAACCGGGCTGGCCCTGGGCGGCGGCATGATGACCCTCATCCCGCTGTTCGCCAACAAAATGTTCGCCACCGAAGCCGCCATCTCCATGGCTACGGGATTGATGTATTCGGCGCGGGGACTGGGCGCGGCATTGGGACCGGTGCTGGTCAAACGTTTTTTCGGCGACTCCACACGGGTGCTGCACCTGTCCATCCTGGCCGCGTTTTTCCTGGGCGCAGCGGGCTTCTACCTGCTGTCACACTCTTTCAATCTGGGGACCGCCGCCGCCAGCATCGGGCTGGTCACGTTCTTCGGCTCCATCATCTGGGTGTTCAGCTCCGCCCTCATCCACCTCAAAGCGGAAGACCGCTACCTGGGACGTGTGTTCAGCACGGAAATGGCGATGCTGACGCTGATCATGGGACTCAGCAACTGGTGGGTGGGGTACGCCATCGACCGCCTGGGGTGGACGTTGCACGAGGTGACGCTGGGGCTCGCCGGGGCGTTCCTGCTGCCGGGCGTCTGCTGGGGCCTGTTCCTGCTGGTCAGCAAACAGATGCGCAAACGGGATGCGGTCGATTCCGTCTGCCCGGTGGAACCGAGCGACAGCAAACTGCCGCCTTCGTCTTATTGA
- a CDS encoding cytidylate kinase-like family protein has product MSATLPETVAEKIIEDKIVEWEAKKSGRSQTRPAIGAFPFIAISRDYGCLEEKLIPLFEKTFQWKVYGRNLLDHIASRDALNRSFIETLDEHHVNQLDRWVQYLISSGSVRPDEYLIKLSKLMKVIVTHENAIFVGRGAHYILADKPHGVFVKLTASFEYRANHIARLKKISQTEAEAVVRHIDRERQEFIQHHFKRDIEDASHFDIALNTQSIPAETLCQLVARVLEIKTSSTL; this is encoded by the coding sequence ATGTCGGCCACTTTGCCTGAAACCGTCGCGGAAAAAATCATTGAAGACAAAATCGTTGAATGGGAAGCGAAGAAATCCGGGCGCAGCCAAACCCGGCCAGCCATCGGGGCCTTCCCCTTCATTGCCATCTCCCGGGATTACGGATGTCTGGAAGAAAAACTGATCCCGCTGTTCGAAAAAACGTTCCAGTGGAAGGTGTACGGACGCAACCTGCTCGACCACATCGCCAGCCGGGACGCCTTGAACCGCAGCTTCATCGAAACCCTCGACGAGCACCACGTCAATCAACTGGACCGCTGGGTTCAGTACCTCATTTCTTCCGGATCGGTCCGGCCGGACGAATATTTGATCAAACTGTCCAAACTGATGAAAGTGATCGTCACCCACGAAAATGCGATCTTCGTCGGGCGCGGAGCCCATTACATTCTCGCCGACAAGCCGCACGGCGTGTTTGTGAAGCTCACAGCTTCGTTCGAGTATCGGGCCAACCACATCGCCCGGCTCAAGAAAATTTCTCAGACCGAGGCGGAAGCGGTGGTCCGGCACATCGACCGCGAGCGGCAGGAGTTCATCCAGCATCATTTCAAGCGGGACATCGAGGACGCGTCTCATTTCGACATCGCCTTGAACACGCAATCGATTCCGGCGGAGACCCTGTGCCAACTCGTCGCCCGCGTTCTGGAAATCAAAACGTCCAGCACCCTCTGA
- a CDS encoding sterol desaturase family protein: protein MNVDQIRFLIFIGVFAVLLGLERLIPRHPTVDSKLRRMGINLGLTGIDIVVVKLLLSTAAVGAAAFAAERGWGLFNYLDWPAWVEVALTVVFLDFMIYLQHVVVHMIPFFWRFHIVHHSDLDLDVTSALRFHPIEILGSMLFKMGLVLALGPSVIAVVIFEAVLNGMAQFSHSNIRLPDALDRMLRLLLVTPDMHRIHHSEVMRETNSNFGFNLSIWDRMLGTYIADGQKPQPEIVIGVPQYKKPEQLTFGRVMLLPVHAAPQGSPPASS from the coding sequence ATGAACGTCGATCAGATCCGGTTCCTGATTTTCATCGGAGTGTTTGCCGTGTTGCTCGGTCTCGAGCGGCTGATCCCGCGCCACCCGACGGTGGACTCGAAACTCAGGCGGATGGGCATCAATCTCGGTTTGACGGGGATCGACATCGTCGTGGTCAAGCTGCTGTTGAGCACGGCCGCCGTGGGCGCCGCCGCCTTTGCCGCCGAACGCGGATGGGGCCTGTTCAATTACCTGGACTGGCCTGCGTGGGTGGAGGTCGCCCTCACCGTCGTCTTCCTCGACTTCATGATTTACCTGCAACACGTGGTGGTGCACATGATTCCGTTTTTCTGGCGATTCCACATCGTGCACCATTCGGACCTGGATCTGGATGTCACCTCCGCCCTGCGTTTTCACCCGATAGAAATTCTGGGTTCGATGCTGTTCAAGATGGGGTTGGTGCTGGCGCTGGGTCCGTCGGTGATCGCCGTCGTCATTTTCGAAGCGGTGCTCAACGGCATGGCGCAGTTCAGCCATTCCAACATTCGCCTGCCGGACGCCCTGGACCGGATGCTGCGCCTGCTGCTCGTCACGCCGGACATGCACCGCATCCATCACTCTGAAGTGATGCGCGAAACCAATTCCAATTTTGGATTCAACCTGTCCATCTGGGACCGCATGCTGGGCACGTACATCGCCGATGGGCAAAAGCCGCAGCCGGAAATCGTGATCGGCGTGCCGCAGTACAAGAAGCCGGAGCAATTGACCTTCGGCCGCGTGATGCTGTTGCCGGTGCACGCCGCGCCGCAGGGCTCGCCCCCCGCCTCGTCGTAG
- a CDS encoding Hsp20/alpha crystallin family protein, whose protein sequence is MNKVIHYDPKAYMDKFFDDADLFGRMTPWTPFWEPVSKRQESVRCNIEETEDRYILSAAVPGMKQDDIDIGIHDGRLTLKGHHKEENKKEGETYHLREFSDTRFERSFTLGDGIDPENVEATLDNGVLTVVLPKKEEMKPRSVQVKVKNA, encoded by the coding sequence ATGAATAAAGTGATTCACTACGACCCGAAAGCCTATATGGACAAGTTTTTCGATGACGCCGACCTGTTCGGCCGCATGACGCCGTGGACTCCCTTCTGGGAGCCGGTCTCGAAAAGACAGGAGTCCGTGCGCTGTAATATCGAGGAAACAGAAGACCGCTACATCCTGAGCGCCGCGGTTCCGGGCATGAAACAGGATGACATCGATATCGGTATCCATGACGGTCGCCTGACCCTCAAGGGACACCACAAAGAAGAAAACAAGAAAGAAGGCGAAACTTATCACCTGCGGGAGTTCAGCGACACCCGATTCGAACGCTCGTTCACCCTGGGTGACGGCATCGATCCGGAAAACGTCGAAGCCACTCTGGACAACGGCGTGTTGACCGTCGTTCTTCCGAAAAAGGAAGAAATGAAACCGAGATCGGTTCAAGTCAAAGTCAAGAACGCGTAA